Proteins encoded by one window of Gordonia jinghuaiqii:
- a CDS encoding SDR family NAD(P)-dependent oxidoreductase, whose translation MNTSSDSGRVALVTGGTDGIGKSIALALLHSGARVAVTGRRVEKGRELLDAAAAGDRLIFVESDALADGEPERVAAHVRDTLGRVEILVNNVGGGTGEYGRIDTIDPGAFRRGFDLNVMTAVTMTGAVLPQMIDGGWGRILMVASVEGKLPTLPGIGPYVTAKHALIGLAKSVAFDCGELGITCNTLCPGYVEIPTRVRTQSSSAGKANTGRYSNPQQNYQDLTRTGRHATLDEVAHAALSLLGEHSGAITGTTLNVDGGSSPY comes from the coding sequence ATGAACACCAGTAGCGACTCCGGGCGCGTCGCCCTCGTCACCGGCGGAACCGACGGCATCGGCAAGTCGATTGCGTTGGCGCTCTTGCATTCCGGAGCCCGCGTCGCCGTCACAGGCCGACGCGTGGAAAAGGGCCGCGAACTGCTGGACGCGGCCGCCGCGGGTGACCGGCTGATCTTCGTGGAATCCGACGCCCTCGCCGACGGAGAGCCCGAACGGGTCGCCGCACACGTGCGGGACACCCTGGGCCGGGTGGAGATCCTGGTGAACAACGTGGGCGGTGGAACCGGCGAGTACGGGCGCATCGACACGATCGACCCCGGGGCCTTCCGACGCGGATTCGACCTGAACGTGATGACCGCGGTCACCATGACCGGTGCGGTGCTGCCGCAGATGATCGATGGCGGATGGGGCCGCATCCTGATGGTGGCGTCCGTGGAAGGCAAACTACCCACCCTTCCCGGTATCGGCCCCTACGTGACGGCCAAACACGCGCTGATCGGTCTCGCGAAGTCGGTCGCCTTCGACTGCGGAGAACTCGGCATCACCTGCAACACGCTGTGTCCCGGTTACGTGGAGATCCCGACACGCGTGCGCACGCAGTCGTCGTCGGCGGGCAAGGCCAACACGGGCCGCTACTCGAATCCTCAGCAGAATTACCAAGATCTGACCAGGACCGGCCGGCATGCGACCCTGGATGAGGTCGCGCACGCCGCCTTGAGCCTCCTGGGCGAGCACAGTGGCGCGATCACCGGAACCACCCTCAACGTCGACGGTGGATCGTCCCCGTACTGA
- a CDS encoding FadR/GntR family transcriptional regulator, translating to MTRELARTGLPIIYNPGEMHSSTRSETTRAPKASETTAAAIVSDIVSLGLRRGDRLPAESDMLTNYSVSRETLREALRILEVQGLITLKRGPGGGPFVSALNASYLARTATLYFHLAGATYDEVFDTWKILEPQLSAKVARLEDRKLKEAAFARFLDYDVEEHEKSEIFSDLNNFHAVIAELTGNRVLTLLTQAIDHIVVEHVLGAGRDTIPEDDAMSHHHADIAKAIIAGRPRKAEKLMHDHISEVVERFRERHPDRSDELVQWM from the coding sequence ATGACACGCGAACTGGCCCGCACCGGCCTCCCGATCATCTACAACCCCGGAGAGATGCATTCCTCGACGAGGTCCGAGACAACGCGTGCCCCGAAGGCGTCGGAAACCACTGCCGCGGCGATCGTCTCCGACATCGTCAGCCTCGGCCTACGACGCGGCGACCGACTCCCCGCCGAGAGCGACATGCTGACCAACTACTCGGTCAGCCGCGAGACCCTGCGCGAGGCGCTGCGCATCCTCGAGGTCCAGGGGCTGATCACGCTCAAGCGCGGTCCGGGTGGAGGCCCGTTCGTGAGCGCGCTCAACGCGTCTTACCTCGCGCGCACCGCGACGTTGTACTTCCACCTCGCCGGCGCAACGTACGACGAGGTCTTCGACACCTGGAAGATCCTCGAGCCGCAGCTGTCGGCCAAGGTCGCCCGGCTGGAGGACCGCAAGTTGAAGGAGGCCGCCTTCGCCAGGTTCCTCGACTACGACGTCGAAGAACACGAGAAGAGCGAGATCTTCAGTGATCTCAACAACTTTCACGCGGTGATCGCCGAACTCACCGGCAACCGCGTACTCACCTTGCTGACCCAGGCCATCGACCACATCGTCGTCGAGCACGTCCTCGGGGCGGGCCGCGACACCATCCCCGAGGACGACGCGATGAGCCACCACCACGCCGACATCGCCAAGGCGATCATCGCGGGCCGCCCACGTAAGGCCGAGAAACTGATGCACGATCACATCAGCGAGGTCGTCGAACGGTTCCGGGAACGTCACCCGGACCGGTCCGACGAGCTCGTTCAGTGGATGTGA
- a CDS encoding amino acid ABC transporter ATP-binding protein, which yields MSESEQSGPGTTTATRKAVSLTGTDLHLSFGKHHVLRGVDIGVAAGTTTTVIGPSGSGKSTLLRVLNRLHEPDQGDILLDGRSVLKDNPDELRRRIGMVFQHFNLFPHKTVVDNVSLGPRKLKGLSKDEAREVAMRQLEIVGLTEKADVRPARLSGGQQQRVAIARALAMTPEVMFFDEATSALDPELVKGILALMADLAAEGMTMVVVTHEMGFARNVSDNVLFMDHGQVVETGEPNQVFDDAKSDRLRAFLSQVL from the coding sequence ATGTCTGAATCCGAACAGTCCGGGCCTGGCACCACCACCGCCACACGTAAAGCGGTGTCGCTCACCGGCACCGACCTGCACCTGTCCTTCGGAAAACACCACGTGTTGCGCGGTGTCGACATCGGGGTCGCCGCAGGCACGACGACCACCGTCATCGGGCCGTCGGGTTCGGGTAAGTCGACCCTGCTGCGGGTGCTCAACCGGCTGCACGAACCCGACCAGGGCGACATCCTGCTCGACGGCCGGTCGGTGCTGAAGGACAATCCGGACGAACTGCGCCGCCGCATCGGCATGGTGTTCCAGCACTTCAACCTCTTCCCGCACAAGACCGTCGTCGACAACGTCTCGCTCGGACCGCGGAAGCTGAAGGGACTGAGCAAGGACGAGGCGCGCGAGGTCGCGATGCGTCAGCTCGAGATCGTCGGCTTGACCGAGAAGGCCGACGTGCGCCCCGCCCGGCTGTCGGGCGGCCAGCAGCAGCGTGTCGCCATCGCACGCGCTCTCGCGATGACGCCCGAGGTGATGTTCTTCGACGAGGCCACGTCCGCACTCGACCCCGAGCTCGTCAAGGGCATACTCGCGCTCATGGCAGACCTGGCGGCCGAGGGCATGACGATGGTCGTGGTCACCCACGAGATGGGATTCGCGCGCAACGTCAGTGACAACGTCCTGTTCATGGACCACGGGCAGGTCGTGGAAACCGGCGAACCCAACCAGGTCTTCGACGACGCGAAGTCAGATCGACTGCGAGCGTTCCTGTCTCAGGTGCTGTAG
- a CDS encoding ABC transporter substrate-binding protein/permease, translating into MSNHRSHRAHRAAPRAVRVLALALTAAIVGLLTIIGGPAPRAAAAPADSCAPAGLASASAAPLNLAAAEQGGEDKYTTPGTTPVDEIDVSALELLKPGTLSVGTLSDAGPSICVNGAGDFTGFDNELLKAIAAKLGLQVEFNGTEFAGLLSQVANNRFDVGSSSITTTDDRRKTVDFTNGYDFGYFSLVAPTGGPIKGFGDLSDSTRIAVVQGTVQDDYVVNTLGLDPVKFPDYATAYANLKSGQVDAWVAPSQQAEGAVREGDGTAIVENTFSVNNFVAWAVGKNKPKLVEALNSGLDAIIEDGTYAQLYEDWVPRELPEGWKPGSKAAPVPELPDIAAIAAENAAKAGPAESTKPKGTFEQLGNTFFNWELYKESFPELIKTGLVNTLILSVVSGVLGTILGMILALCGISRSRWLRWPARVYTDIFRGLPAVVVILIVGLGVGPVVKGITGNNPYWLGAVALALLAAAYIGEIFRSGIQSVDDGQLEASRAIGFSYRQSMRLVVVPQGVRRVLPALMNQFISLIKDSSLVYFLGLLASQRELFAVGRDLNAQTGNLSPLVAAGIMYLILTVPLTHLVNYIDTRLRTGRPADIHDDPLPVTIVEKG; encoded by the coding sequence GTGTCCAACCACCGATCTCATCGCGCCCACCGGGCGGCGCCACGCGCGGTTCGCGTGCTCGCCCTCGCGCTGACGGCCGCCATCGTCGGCCTGCTGACCATCATCGGCGGACCGGCTCCCCGCGCTGCGGCGGCTCCCGCCGACAGCTGTGCACCCGCCGGACTGGCCTCGGCATCGGCGGCCCCGCTGAACCTGGCCGCCGCCGAGCAAGGCGGCGAGGACAAATACACCACCCCCGGCACCACGCCGGTCGACGAGATCGACGTCAGTGCACTCGAGCTGCTGAAACCGGGCACACTGTCGGTCGGCACCCTCTCCGACGCCGGACCCAGCATCTGCGTGAACGGCGCCGGAGACTTCACCGGCTTCGACAACGAGCTCCTCAAGGCCATCGCCGCGAAGCTCGGCCTGCAGGTGGAGTTCAACGGCACCGAGTTCGCCGGCCTGCTCTCGCAGGTCGCCAACAACCGCTTCGACGTCGGGTCGTCGTCGATCACCACCACCGACGACCGCCGCAAGACCGTCGACTTCACCAACGGCTACGACTTCGGCTACTTCTCGCTCGTGGCGCCGACCGGTGGACCGATCAAGGGCTTCGGCGACCTGTCGGATTCGACGCGCATCGCCGTCGTACAGGGCACGGTCCAGGACGACTACGTCGTCAACACCCTTGGACTCGACCCGGTGAAGTTCCCCGACTACGCGACGGCGTACGCCAACCTCAAGAGTGGTCAGGTCGACGCGTGGGTCGCGCCGTCGCAGCAGGCCGAGGGCGCGGTCCGTGAGGGCGACGGCACCGCGATCGTCGAGAACACCTTCAGCGTCAACAACTTCGTCGCCTGGGCGGTCGGCAAGAACAAGCCGAAGCTCGTCGAGGCACTGAACTCCGGCCTCGACGCCATCATCGAGGACGGCACGTACGCACAGCTGTACGAGGACTGGGTGCCGCGGGAACTGCCCGAAGGGTGGAAGCCCGGCAGCAAGGCGGCGCCAGTACCCGAACTCCCCGACATCGCCGCGATCGCCGCCGAGAACGCCGCAAAAGCCGGCCCCGCCGAATCAACCAAGCCGAAGGGCACGTTCGAGCAGCTCGGCAACACCTTCTTCAACTGGGAGCTCTACAAGGAGTCGTTCCCCGAGCTGATCAAGACCGGCCTGGTCAACACGCTCATCCTGTCGGTGGTGTCCGGTGTGCTCGGCACCATCCTGGGCATGATCCTGGCCCTGTGTGGCATCTCCCGGTCGCGCTGGCTGCGCTGGCCCGCCCGGGTCTACACCGACATCTTCCGGGGTCTGCCTGCGGTGGTCGTCATCCTGATCGTCGGCCTGGGCGTCGGACCGGTGGTCAAGGGGATCACCGGCAACAACCCGTACTGGCTCGGCGCCGTCGCGCTGGCGTTGCTCGCCGCGGCCTACATCGGCGAGATCTTCCGATCTGGTATCCAGAGCGTCGACGACGGCCAGCTCGAGGCGTCCCGGGCGATCGGGTTCAGCTACCGGCAGTCGATGCGACTGGTGGTGGTACCGCAGGGTGTACGACGCGTGTTGCCCGCCCTGATGAATCAGTTCATCAGCCTGATCAAGGACAGCTCGCTCGTCTACTTCCTGGGGTTGCTGGCCAGCCAGCGCGAACTGTTCGCGGTGGGCCGGGACCTCAATGCGCAGACCGGCAACCTGTCGCCGCTGGTCGCCGCGGGCATCATGTACCTGATCCTCACGGTTCCGCTGACCCACCTGGTGAACTACATCGACACCCGGCTCCGCACCGGGCGCCCGGCCGACATCCACGATGATCCGTTGCCCGTCACCATCGTCGAGAAGGGATAG
- a CDS encoding type VII secretion target encodes MQVGPEILQALAGETDATASVITENSLAGKVVEAFAGMSGSTSAWAAQAADTFAGDLAKNLSEGFRALAAAARGAAETYEVSDRELADGIEKAFAK; translated from the coding sequence ATGCAGGTCGGTCCGGAAATTCTGCAGGCGCTGGCGGGTGAGACCGATGCGACGGCATCGGTGATCACCGAGAATTCGTTGGCGGGCAAGGTGGTCGAGGCCTTCGCCGGTATGTCGGGTTCGACGAGCGCGTGGGCCGCGCAGGCGGCGGACACTTTCGCTGGAGACCTGGCCAAGAACCTTTCGGAAGGGTTTCGCGCATTAGCGGCAGCTGCTCGAGGTGCTGCTGAGACGTACGAGGTCTCCGACCGAGAACTCGCCGACGGCATCGAGAAGGCCTTCGCGAAGTGA
- a CDS encoding DUF2277 domain-containing protein, with protein sequence MCRNITELRGLEPPATEDEIEAAARQYVRKVSGVRHPSPANAEAFEAAVVAVTAATRTLLDVLPERRQPPKTVPPLRRPEVQARIAARG encoded by the coding sequence ATGTGCCGCAACATCACCGAACTCCGCGGGCTCGAACCACCGGCCACCGAAGACGAGATCGAGGCGGCGGCGAGGCAGTACGTGCGCAAGGTGAGCGGTGTGCGGCATCCGTCGCCGGCCAACGCCGAGGCCTTCGAGGCGGCGGTCGTCGCCGTCACCGCTGCCACGCGCACCCTCCTCGACGTCCTGCCGGAGCGTCGCCAGCCCCCGAAGACGGTCCCGCCGCTTCGACGCCCCGAGGTGCAGGCGCGGATCGCCGCGCGGGGATAG
- a CDS encoding NADPH:quinone oxidoreductase family protein — protein sequence MKAQVLNAETGPSGLELTDVPDPTPADGQVVVDVKSCGVCFPDVLMSQGKYQLRVPTPFTPGTEVAGVVRSAPEGSSVKVGDKVLVASIVGGFAEQVVAAPEQLLPLPDGLTFEQGSAMGINYQTALFALKTRAHTQKGEVVGVLGAAGGVGTASIMVAKALGAKVIAIVHRKGAEELLRSAGADEIVQLEEGWGTKLKEIVPKGVDVMIDPSGGDVFDEALRQVAPDGRYVVVGFAAGGIPSVKLNRVLFRNIAVVGAAWGEYVRTHPDLPAKLHEELSQMIADGLSPQVNVTYTLDQLPEALTDLAEGRILGKAVVQIGS from the coding sequence ATGAAAGCTCAGGTACTCAACGCAGAGACAGGCCCGTCCGGACTCGAACTGACAGACGTCCCGGACCCGACCCCAGCAGACGGCCAGGTCGTCGTCGACGTCAAGTCCTGCGGCGTGTGCTTCCCCGACGTGCTGATGAGCCAGGGCAAGTACCAGCTGCGTGTGCCCACCCCGTTCACCCCGGGTACCGAGGTCGCCGGCGTGGTGCGCTCGGCGCCGGAGGGTTCGTCGGTGAAGGTCGGGGACAAGGTCCTCGTCGCGTCGATCGTCGGGGGCTTCGCCGAGCAGGTCGTCGCCGCGCCGGAGCAGCTGCTGCCGCTGCCCGACGGGCTCACCTTCGAGCAGGGCTCGGCGATGGGCATCAACTACCAGACCGCGCTGTTCGCGCTGAAGACCCGCGCGCACACCCAGAAGGGTGAGGTCGTCGGTGTCCTCGGCGCGGCCGGCGGTGTCGGCACCGCGTCGATCATGGTCGCCAAGGCGCTCGGCGCGAAGGTCATCGCCATCGTGCACCGCAAGGGTGCCGAGGAGCTGCTGCGCAGCGCGGGCGCCGACGAGATCGTGCAGCTCGAAGAGGGCTGGGGCACCAAGCTCAAGGAGATCGTCCCCAAGGGCGTCGATGTGATGATCGACCCGTCCGGCGGGGACGTCTTCGATGAGGCGCTGCGACAGGTCGCACCCGACGGCCGGTACGTCGTCGTCGGTTTCGCCGCGGGCGGCATCCCCTCGGTCAAGCTCAATCGCGTGTTGTTCCGCAACATCGCCGTCGTCGGCGCGGCCTGGGGCGAGTACGTGCGCACCCACCCGGACCTGCCGGCCAAGCTGCACGAGGAGCTGTCGCAGATGATCGCCGACGGCCTGTCGCCGCAGGTCAACGTGACGTACACGCTGGATCAGCTGCCCGAGGCGTTGACCGATCTGGCCGAAGGGCGGATTCTGGGGAAAGCGGTCGTCCAGATCGGCAGCTGA
- a CDS encoding class I SAM-dependent methyltransferase, with amino-acid sequence MSQPAAPSPNAPSPERLRVADETPGFMPLDEAQTLFEIAGEFLSQPDSTKVGIEIGTYCGKSTVFLGAAGEAHDAVIVTVDHHRGSEEHQPGWEYHDTSLVDPHTGTLDTSARFRRTMFDAGLEKTVVGVLAPSTVASKMWGKPADFVFIDGGHSMEAAQNDLDGWAPWVRIGGALLIHDVFPDPADGGRPPYEIYCQALETGQFTEVRAEGSLRVLRRDSGEVGAPLTPKV; translated from the coding sequence ATGTCACAACCCGCGGCACCGTCGCCGAATGCACCGTCCCCCGAACGCCTCCGAGTCGCCGACGAGACCCCTGGTTTCATGCCGCTCGACGAGGCACAGACCCTCTTCGAGATCGCCGGAGAGTTTCTGTCACAACCTGATTCGACGAAGGTCGGCATCGAGATCGGCACGTATTGCGGAAAGTCCACGGTCTTCCTCGGTGCCGCGGGCGAGGCCCACGACGCCGTCATCGTGACCGTCGACCATCATCGCGGTTCCGAGGAGCACCAGCCCGGCTGGGAGTACCACGACACCTCACTCGTCGACCCGCACACCGGCACGCTCGACACCTCGGCACGCTTCCGTCGCACCATGTTCGACGCCGGGCTGGAGAAGACCGTGGTCGGCGTGCTCGCGCCGTCGACCGTCGCGTCGAAGATGTGGGGCAAGCCCGCCGATTTCGTGTTCATCGACGGCGGCCACAGCATGGAGGCCGCACAGAACGACCTCGACGGGTGGGCGCCGTGGGTGCGCATCGGTGGCGCCCTGCTGATCCACGACGTCTTCCCCGATCCCGCCGACGGCGGACGCCCGCCCTACGAGATCTATTGCCAGGCCCTGGAAACCGGCCAGTTCACCGAGGTCCGGGCCGAGGGTTCACTGCGTGTGCTGCGCCGTGACTCGGGCGAGGTCGGCGCACCGCTGACACCGAAGGTCTGA
- a CDS encoding SDR family NAD(P)-dependent oxidoreductase — protein sequence MNRAIVIGGASGIGLATVDALAAEGVQVIVADVDAERAEKVAAERADTVRALRLDVTDEESVAEAFDAVGEFDTVVNCAGLSDPGALTELELSAWRHTVDVCLTGTFLVIKHAGRRIADGGSITCIASLNGRQPGAGMGSYCASKAGVLMLVEVAALELAERGIRVNAVSPGLVSTPLTEGIGFVPGLTEEYIDNTPLGRSGEPAEIADTIAFLASDKARWITGAAFDVNGGAHLKRYPDVLGKVRALADQG from the coding sequence ATGAACCGCGCGATCGTCATCGGAGGAGCGTCGGGAATCGGGCTTGCGACGGTCGACGCGCTGGCGGCCGAGGGCGTGCAGGTCATCGTCGCCGATGTGGATGCCGAACGTGCCGAGAAGGTCGCGGCCGAACGCGCCGACACCGTTCGGGCACTGCGCCTCGACGTCACCGACGAGGAGTCGGTGGCCGAGGCGTTCGACGCGGTCGGCGAGTTCGACACCGTGGTGAACTGCGCGGGCCTGTCGGACCCTGGTGCGCTGACCGAACTCGAGCTGAGCGCCTGGCGTCACACGGTCGACGTGTGCCTCACGGGCACGTTCCTGGTGATCAAACACGCCGGCCGTCGGATCGCCGACGGTGGCTCGATCACCTGCATCGCCTCGCTCAACGGTCGGCAGCCGGGCGCCGGGATGGGTTCGTACTGTGCCTCGAAGGCGGGGGTGCTGATGCTCGTCGAGGTTGCGGCCCTGGAGTTGGCGGAACGGGGGATACGGGTCAACGCCGTATCGCCGGGTCTGGTGTCGACGCCGCTGACCGAGGGCATCGGATTCGTGCCGGGTCTCACCGAGGAGTACATCGACAACACGCCACTGGGCCGCAGTGGCGAACCGGCCGAAATCGCCGACACCATCGCCTTTCTGGCGTCCGACAAGGCGCGATGGATCACCGGCGCGGCCTTCGACGTCAACGGCGGTGCCCACCTCAAGCGGTATCCCGACGTGCTGGGCAAGGTGCGGGCGCTCGCCGATCAGGGCTGA
- a CDS encoding alpha/beta hydrolase has protein sequence MTTPNGAVTVRFSSSGTDCDAWFFAGAETSPFEVDGTRPVVVMAHGFAGTKDAGLEPYARRLSEAGLAVFAFDYRGFGLSGGQPRQQVSMERQADDYRAAIVAAKEQPGVDPQRVILWGVSQSGGHALAVAADRTDVAAVIAAIPLVNGLAAGRVAYRQAGGLAIAKSTATAVASSLASRLGRAPKMMRVVGDPGDHGAALTAPGFKESYLAIAGPSWRNEVDASVGLEVGAFRADKYAGRVAAPVLFQIADHDSAAPPHAAAKTAFKAHAEVRHYPCDHFDIFEGNDWFEPSVSHQIAFLTRHLAKTSEPADAGAR, from the coding sequence ATGACCACACCGAATGGGGCAGTGACCGTGCGCTTCTCGTCGTCGGGTACCGACTGCGACGCCTGGTTCTTCGCCGGAGCCGAGACCTCGCCGTTCGAGGTCGACGGCACGCGGCCGGTCGTGGTGATGGCGCACGGCTTCGCCGGGACCAAGGACGCCGGACTGGAACCGTATGCCCGGCGGCTCTCCGAAGCCGGTCTCGCGGTGTTCGCGTTCGACTATCGCGGCTTCGGGTTGTCCGGAGGGCAACCGCGACAGCAGGTCTCGATGGAACGGCAGGCCGACGACTATCGGGCGGCGATCGTGGCGGCCAAGGAGCAGCCGGGCGTCGATCCGCAACGGGTGATCCTCTGGGGCGTCTCCCAGTCCGGCGGTCATGCGCTGGCGGTCGCCGCCGATCGCACCGATGTGGCCGCGGTGATCGCCGCGATCCCGCTGGTCAACGGTCTCGCGGCGGGTCGCGTCGCATACCGCCAGGCCGGTGGGCTGGCCATCGCCAAGTCGACCGCCACGGCCGTGGCGAGTTCGCTGGCGTCGCGCCTGGGCCGCGCGCCGAAGATGATGCGCGTCGTCGGCGATCCCGGTGACCACGGTGCCGCGCTGACGGCTCCCGGTTTCAAGGAGAGCTACCTGGCCATCGCCGGGCCGTCGTGGCGAAACGAGGTGGATGCGTCGGTCGGTCTGGAGGTGGGGGCCTTTCGCGCCGACAAGTACGCCGGGCGCGTCGCAGCGCCGGTGCTCTTCCAGATCGCCGACCATGATTCGGCCGCACCCCCGCACGCCGCGGCGAAGACGGCGTTCAAGGCGCACGCCGAGGTGCGGCACTACCCCTGCGACCATTTCGACATCTTCGAGGGCAACGACTGGTTCGAGCCGAGCGTGAGCCATCAGATCGCGTTCCTGACACGGCATCTGGCGAAGACCTCCGAGCCTGCCGATGCGGGTGCCCGATGA
- a CDS encoding flavin-containing monooxygenase, which yields MSSPTTAIIGAGISGLTAGKMLTDYGVPYTCFESSDRVGGNWAFGNPNGHSSAYRSLHIDTSKHQLSFRDFPMPDDYPDFPHHTQIKTYLDSYAEAFDLNSSIEFTNGVEHAHRLDGGGWELETQRGERRRFDLLVVANGHHWDPRYPDFPGEFDGIEMHAHHYIDPRTPHDFMGKRILVVGLGNSAADIAVELSSKAMENTLTLSTRSGAWIVPKYFGGQPADKFYRTTPYLPTSWQRKFVQVMQPLTAGRPEDYGLPTPNHKFFEAHPTQSVELPLRLGSGDVIPKPNVSRLDGSTVHFDDGTSDDFDIIIYATGYNITFPFFDPEVISAPDNRIDLYKRMFYPGIDDLVFAGFAQAVPTLFPFVECQARLIGAYATGNYRLPPVHEMRETIVADMQYYTGHMLDRPRHTQQLDYYLYEHNMRTKEIPEGRRRAEEQGPPAWAGVAAPVATASGVTA from the coding sequence GTGTCCTCACCGACCACCGCGATCATCGGCGCCGGCATCAGCGGCCTCACCGCGGGCAAGATGCTCACCGACTACGGTGTCCCGTACACCTGTTTCGAGAGTTCGGACCGCGTCGGGGGCAACTGGGCCTTCGGCAATCCGAACGGCCACAGCAGCGCCTACCGGTCGCTGCACATCGACACCTCGAAGCATCAGTTGTCGTTCCGGGACTTCCCGATGCCCGACGACTACCCGGACTTCCCGCACCACACCCAGATCAAGACCTACCTCGACTCCTATGCGGAGGCCTTCGATCTGAACTCCTCGATCGAGTTCACCAACGGCGTCGAACACGCCCACCGGCTCGACGGCGGAGGGTGGGAACTGGAAACCCAGCGCGGTGAGCGTCGCCGGTTCGACCTGCTCGTCGTGGCCAACGGGCATCACTGGGACCCCCGGTACCCCGACTTCCCCGGCGAGTTCGACGGAATCGAGATGCACGCTCATCACTACATCGATCCGCGGACGCCACACGACTTCATGGGCAAACGCATCCTGGTCGTCGGACTCGGGAACAGCGCCGCCGACATCGCCGTCGAACTCTCCTCGAAGGCGATGGAGAACACGCTCACCCTGTCGACGCGGTCCGGCGCGTGGATCGTGCCCAAGTACTTCGGTGGCCAGCCCGCCGACAAGTTCTATCGGACCACCCCGTACCTACCGACGTCCTGGCAGCGGAAATTCGTTCAGGTCATGCAGCCACTCACCGCCGGGCGACCCGAGGATTACGGACTGCCGACGCCGAATCACAAGTTCTTCGAGGCGCATCCGACGCAGTCCGTCGAACTTCCCCTGCGACTCGGCTCCGGCGATGTCATTCCCAAGCCGAACGTGAGTCGGCTCGACGGTTCCACTGTCCACTTCGACGACGGCACCTCCGACGACTTCGACATCATCATCTACGCAACGGGTTACAACATCACGTTCCCGTTCTTCGATCCCGAGGTCATCAGCGCCCCGGACAACCGCATCGATCTGTACAAGCGCATGTTCTACCCCGGCATCGACGACCTCGTCTTCGCCGGTTTCGCGCAGGCCGTGCCGACCCTCTTTCCCTTCGTGGAGTGTCAGGCGCGACTGATCGGCGCCTACGCGACCGGCAACTATCGGCTGCCTCCGGTGCACGAGATGCGGGAGACGATCGTCGCCGACATGCAGTACTACACCGGTCACATGCTCGACCGGCCAAGGCACACACAGCAACTCGACTATTACCTGTACGAACACAACATGCGCACCAAGGAGATCCCCGAAGGCCGGCGGCGAGCCGAAGAGCAGGGTCCGCCCGCGTGGGCCGGGGTGGCCGCGCCGGTCGCCACCGCGTCGGGGGTGACGGCATGA
- a CDS encoding TetR/AcrR family transcriptional regulator gives MTEATTTAVHERLLDASEKLLAEKGIRATTMQQVAETAGVSRAWLYRHFPDKPSIIGATIVRLSESFWRDARAELDAIDDFAGQLTAGVRIGRGAYDDPGTLLLRLRTEEPTEFAECAGVGVVKLIPDLADFWFPYVEAAAARGEIHPGHDLPEVAEWVARVLISLGTSPGETIDIDDAAQVRHHMDVFVVPGLNTDPRTSTDPTG, from the coding sequence GTGACCGAGGCAACGACCACTGCGGTCCACGAACGCCTACTCGACGCCTCGGAGAAGTTGCTGGCGGAGAAGGGAATTCGCGCGACCACGATGCAGCAGGTCGCCGAGACCGCCGGGGTGTCCCGCGCGTGGCTGTATCGGCACTTTCCGGACAAACCGTCCATCATCGGGGCCACCATCGTCCGGCTCAGCGAGTCCTTCTGGCGGGACGCGCGCGCCGAACTCGACGCGATCGACGACTTCGCGGGACAACTCACCGCCGGCGTGCGCATCGGCCGCGGGGCCTACGACGATCCCGGAACCCTGCTGCTGCGCCTCCGCACCGAGGAACCGACCGAGTTCGCCGAATGCGCGGGCGTCGGCGTGGTGAAACTGATCCCCGATCTCGCCGACTTCTGGTTCCCCTACGTCGAGGCGGCCGCCGCACGTGGCGAGATCCATCCCGGCCACGACCTCCCCGAGGTCGCCGAATGGGTTGCGCGCGTGTTGATCAGCCTCGGAACCTCCCCCGGCGAAACCATCGACATCGACGACGCCGCCCAGGTCCGGCACCACATGGACGTCTTCGTCGTCCCGGGTCTGAACACCGACCCCCGGACGTCCACGGACCCGACTGGCTGA